In a genomic window of Taeniopygia guttata chromosome 13, bTaeGut7.mat, whole genome shotgun sequence:
- the ABLIM3 gene encoding actin-binding LIM protein 3 isoform X3, producing the protein MSTSIPYQQSPYTAGSSSSAIQCYRCGDTCKGEVVRVQSNHFHIRCFTCQVCGCDLAQSGFFFKNQEYICTHDYQQLYGTRCDSCGDFITGEVISALGRTYHPKCFVCSTCRKPFPIGDKVTFSGKDCVCQNCSHALLSTKPIKIHGPSHCAGCKEEIKQGQSLLALEKQWHVSCFKCQTCGVILTGEYISKDGIPYCESDYHAQFGIKCETCDRYISGRVLEAGGKHYHPTCARCVRCHQMFTEGEEMYLTGSEVWHPICKQAARAEKKLKHRRTSETSISPPGSSIGSPNRVICAKVDNEILNYKDLAALPKIKAIYEVQRPDLISYEPYHRYTSDETLERYSYGESLGTLSPYSQDIYESFDTRQRRASSPGYIDSPTYSRQGMSPTIPRSPHHFYRSGTESGRSSPYYSQLDVRSSTPTSYQAPKHFHIPAAGESNIYRKPPIYKRHATKSKTSEDIAQSSKYSPAYSPDPYYHSESEYWSFQGSPKAPRARRFSSGGEEDGYDRGMHKIQSGIGRLILREEMKARSNSYADPWTPPRSSASSREALHTAGYEGSLNGSPRTHYLADSDPLISKSASLPAYRRNGLHRPPSAELFHYDSTNAVNWGVRGEGGT; encoded by the exons TTCCCTACCAGCAGAGCCCCTACACGGCcgggagcagctcctctgccatcCAGTGCTACCGCTGTGGGGACACCTGCAAGGGCGAGGTCGTGCGTGTGCAGAGCAACCACTTCCACATCCGCTGCTTCACCTGCCAAG TGTGCGGCTGTGACCTGGCCCAGTCGGGTTTTTTCTTCAAGAACCAGGAGTACATCTGCACCCACGACTACCAGCAGCTCTACGGGACCCGCTGTGACAGCTGTGGGGACTTCATCACCGGCGAGGTCATCTCCGCCCTGGGCAGGACCTACCACCCCAAGTGCTTTgtctgcagcacctgcag GAAGCCGTTCCCCATCGGAGACAAGGTCACGTTCAGCGGGAAGGACTGCGTCTGCCAAAACTGCTCCCACGCCCTGCTCAGCACCAAGCCCATCAAGATCCACGGGCCCAGCC ACTGCGCCGGCTGCAAGGAGGAGATCAAGCAGGGCCAGTCCCTGCTGGCCCTGGAGAAGCAGTGGCACGTCAGCTGCTTCAAGTGCCAGACGTGCGGGGTCATCCTCACCGGCGAGTACATCAGCAA GGATGGCATCCCCTACTGCGAGTCCGACTACCACGCCCAGTTTGGCATCAAGTGCGAGACCTGCGACCGCTACATCAGCGGCCGTGTGCTGGAG gcaggagggaagCACTACCACCCCACCTGTGCCAGATGTGTGCGCTGCCACCAGATGTTCACAGAGGGAGAGGAGATGTACCTGACAG gctCTGAAGTGTGGCACCCCATCTGCAAGCAGGCAGCCAGAGCGGAGAAGAAGCTGAAG CACAGAAGGACGTCAGAAACCTCCATCTCCCCCCCTGGCTCCAGCATCGGCTCCCCAAACCGTGTCATCTGC gCTAAAGTGGATAATGAGATCCTTAATTACAAAGACCTGGCAGCTCTTCCCAAGATTAAAGCCATCTATGAAGTGCAGCGTCCCGACCTCATTTCCTACGAGCCCTATCACAGATACACGTCGGATGAGACGCTGGAGAGATATAGCTATGGGGAG tCCCTGGGGACCCTCTCCCCATACTCACAG GACATCTACGAGAGCTTTGACACGCGGCAGAGGAGAGCCTCCAGCCCCGGCTACATCGACTCCCCCACCTACAGCCGCCAGGGCATGTCCCCCACCATCCCCAGGTCCCCCCACCATTTCTACCGCTCAG GCACCGAGAGCGGGCGCAGCTCGCCCTACTATAGCCAGTTAGATGTGAGGTCCTCCACTCCAACCTCATACCAAGCGCCCAAGCATTTCCACATCCCAG CTGCTGGCGAGAGCAACATCTACAGGAAGCCGCCCATCTACAAGCGGCACG CCACGAAAAGCAAAACCAGCGAGGACATCGCACAGTCATCCAAGTACAGCCCTGCCTACTCCCCAGACCCCTACTACCACTCCGAGTCGGAATACTGGTCCTTCCAAGGCTCTCCCAAAG ctccccggGCCCGGAGGTTCTCGTCAGGTGGCGAGGAGGATGGGTACGACCGGGGCATGCACAAG ATCCAGAGTGGCATCGGGAGGCTGATCCTGAGGGAGGAGATGAAGGCTCGATCCAACTCCTATGCAGACCCCTGGACCCCCCCTCGCAGCtcggccagcagcagggaggccCTGCACACAGCGGGCTACGAGGGCTCCCTCAATGGCT CTCCCCGAACCCATTACCTGGCCGACAGCG ATCCCCTCATTTCTAAGTCGGCCTCGCTTCCTGCCTACAGGAGGAATGGGCTGCACAGG CCCCCCAGCGCCGAGCTCTTCCACTACGACAGCACCAACGCCGTCAACTGGGGCGTGCGAGGTGAGGGTGGCACCTGA